A single Agrococcus sp. ARC_14 DNA region contains:
- the merA gene encoding mercury(II) reductase, producing MSAEYDVDLAVIGSGGAAMAAGIAARKAGAEVVLIERGALGGTCVNVGCIPSKTLLAAAGTRHSALTNPFDGVPTSADGVDLDALVAQKAELIDRLKQHKYTEVAEAWGFPLISGEARFADKDTVEVDGKPLRARSYVIATGSQPTVRGIDGIEDVEYLTSTTAMELTEVPESLVIIGGGYVGMEQAQLFAHLGARVTVIGRLAPRAEPELREVMAGVFADDGIAVIAEHATGVETAEEGGVRVITASGNQVTAERLLVATGRHSDTITLNLAAAGVDTDARGFVVIDEHQATSNPRVYAAGDVAGTPQYVYVAAASGRVAAVNALADGGTKRETVDYTGLPAVMFTRPQLASAGLTEKEALEQGHPCACRTLALEDVPRALVNRDTRGALKLVADASTGKVLGVHAVADGAGEIMLAATYAIKAEMTVDDLADTWAPYLTMAESLRIAAGLFRNELPTSCCA from the coding sequence ATGAGCGCGGAGTACGACGTTGACCTGGCCGTCATCGGGTCGGGAGGGGCCGCGATGGCAGCAGGTATCGCGGCCCGCAAGGCGGGCGCCGAGGTCGTACTGATCGAGCGCGGCGCTCTGGGCGGGACCTGTGTCAACGTCGGCTGTATTCCGTCCAAGACCCTGCTGGCCGCTGCCGGGACCCGGCACAGTGCGCTAACCAACCCGTTCGACGGCGTTCCCACCTCCGCGGACGGCGTGGACCTGGACGCCCTGGTGGCGCAGAAAGCTGAGTTGATCGACCGACTCAAGCAGCACAAGTACACCGAGGTCGCTGAAGCGTGGGGGTTCCCGCTGATCTCAGGTGAGGCTCGATTCGCCGACAAGGACACGGTGGAGGTCGACGGGAAGCCGCTGCGGGCACGGTCCTACGTGATCGCGACCGGTTCGCAGCCCACGGTGCGCGGCATCGACGGGATCGAGGACGTGGAGTACTTGACGTCGACGACTGCGATGGAACTGACCGAGGTGCCCGAGTCGCTGGTGATCATCGGTGGCGGCTATGTCGGGATGGAGCAGGCCCAGCTGTTCGCGCACCTCGGCGCTCGCGTGACTGTGATCGGGCGCCTGGCGCCGCGCGCAGAGCCGGAGTTGCGCGAGGTCATGGCCGGTGTGTTCGCCGATGACGGTATCGCCGTGATCGCCGAACACGCGACCGGCGTCGAGACCGCCGAGGAAGGCGGCGTCAGAGTGATCACCGCGTCTGGGAACCAGGTGACTGCGGAGCGACTGTTGGTGGCGACCGGCAGGCACTCCGACACCATCACGTTGAATCTCGCGGCAGCTGGCGTCGACACCGACGCCCGGGGCTTCGTCGTGATCGACGAACACCAGGCCACGTCCAACCCGCGGGTGTATGCAGCGGGCGACGTTGCGGGCACTCCGCAGTACGTGTACGTCGCCGCCGCCTCTGGACGGGTCGCCGCCGTCAACGCACTCGCCGACGGTGGGACAAAGCGTGAGACGGTGGACTACACCGGCCTGCCGGCGGTGATGTTCACCCGCCCACAGTTGGCCTCGGCAGGGCTCACTGAGAAAGAAGCGCTTGAGCAAGGCCACCCGTGTGCCTGCCGAACTTTGGCTTTGGAGGACGTGCCGAGAGCACTGGTGAACCGCGACACTCGCGGCGCGCTGAAACTGGTCGCCGACGCCAGCACCGGCAAGGTCCTAGGCGTCCACGCGGTCGCCGACGGAGCGGGCGAGATCATGCTCGCCGCCACTTACGCGATCAAGGCCGAGATGACCGTCGACGACCTCGCCGACACCTGGGCTCCCTACTTGACCATGGCCGAGAGCCTGCGGATCGCCGCCGGGCTGTTCCGCAACGAACTACCCACCTCCTGCTGTGCCTGA
- a CDS encoding heavy metal-responsive transcriptional regulator, with amino-acid sequence MRIGELAEATGTTTKTLRFYEDSGLLPPPERTVNGYRDYDQEAIARLDFIRRGRAAGLTLAQIREVLDIRDTGTAPCHHVKELLDIRLTALDQQITDLQALRTNVAHLRDGAAQANPSECQSKDVCRYL; translated from the coding sequence ATGCGAATCGGTGAACTCGCCGAGGCCACTGGCACGACCACCAAGACCCTGCGGTTCTACGAGGACAGCGGACTGCTGCCGCCCCCCGAACGGACCGTCAACGGATACCGCGACTACGACCAAGAGGCCATCGCCAGGCTGGATTTCATCCGGCGAGGGCGCGCCGCCGGACTCACACTCGCTCAGATCCGCGAGGTACTCGATATTCGAGATACCGGGACCGCCCCGTGCCACCACGTCAAGGAGCTCCTCGACATCCGCCTCACTGCCCTCGACCAGCAGATCACCGACCTACAAGCGCTCCGCACCAACGTCGCCCACCTCCGAGACGGCGCCGCACAAGCCAACCCCTCCGAATGCCAGTCCAAGGACGTATGCCGCTACCTGTGA
- the trxB gene encoding thioredoxin-disulfide reductase, whose product MSIENVIVVGSGPAGYTAAVYLARAGLDPIVLASSVEPGGALVNTTEVENFPGFEHGIMGPDLMEQMRMQAERFGARILYDDATALSLAGEVKTVSTATEEFRAHSVVLAMGSAYRKLDVPGEQRLTGHGVSWCATCDGFFFRDKDIAVVGGGDSAVEEATFLTRFARSVTLIHRRDSLRASKIMQDRALSDPKISPRWNSEVVCIEGDNGVERLALRDTVTGAESDFGTEGLFIAIGHDPRSALVADQVALDAAGYVLVDHPTTHTNLSGVFACGDLVDKRYRQAITAAGTGCAAALDAEHYLTARKLTSVSVMS is encoded by the coding sequence ATGAGCATCGAGAACGTCATCGTCGTCGGCTCAGGCCCGGCCGGCTACACCGCCGCCGTCTACCTCGCACGCGCAGGCCTCGACCCCATCGTGCTCGCCAGCTCCGTCGAACCGGGCGGCGCGCTCGTCAACACGACCGAGGTCGAGAACTTCCCCGGCTTCGAGCACGGCATCATGGGCCCCGACCTCATGGAGCAGATGCGCATGCAGGCCGAGCGCTTCGGCGCCCGCATCCTGTACGACGACGCGACCGCACTCTCGCTCGCCGGCGAGGTGAAGACGGTGTCGACTGCGACCGAGGAGTTCCGGGCACACTCAGTAGTGCTTGCGATGGGCTCCGCCTACCGCAAGCTCGACGTGCCGGGCGAGCAGCGGCTCACGGGCCACGGCGTCTCGTGGTGCGCCACGTGCGACGGCTTCTTCTTCCGCGACAAGGACATCGCCGTCGTCGGCGGCGGCGACTCCGCGGTCGAGGAGGCGACCTTCCTCACGCGATTCGCGCGGAGCGTCACCCTCATCCACCGCCGCGACTCGCTCCGCGCCTCAAAGATCATGCAGGACCGAGCCCTCTCCGACCCGAAAATCTCGCCCCGCTGGAACAGCGAGGTCGTCTGTATTGAAGGCGACAACGGTGTCGAGCGGCTAGCGCTGCGTGACACGGTCACTGGTGCGGAGAGCGACTTCGGCACAGAGGGCTTGTTCATCGCGATCGGGCACGACCCTCGCAGCGCTCTCGTCGCCGATCAGGTCGCATTGGATGCCGCCGGCTATGTGCTCGTCGACCACCCCACCACGCACACGAACCTGTCCGGGGTTTTCGCTTGCGGGGACCTCGTCGACAAGCGATACCGGCAGGCCATCACCGCAGCAGGCACTGGCTGCGCCGCCGCACTCGACGCGGAGCACTACCTCACTGCCCGGAAACTTACCTCGGTCAGCGTCATGAGTTGA
- a CDS encoding arsenate reductase ArsC: MSAGAPLPGIQYPERFLHRLTDELSELYVGIFAAETIERYVLESYTALLRTSTVKAHLATRVGRFSKDRLRALAEAKGAVGRDQPSVLFVCVQNAGRSQMAAAIAGARSGGRLTVRSAGSMPADELNPDVATAMREIGLDLDAAFPKPLTDDVVRAADVVVTMGCGDACPIYPGKRYEDWQLDDPERANLEQIRRIRDEITQHVDTLLEQLEVATA; the protein is encoded by the coding sequence ATGAGTGCTGGAGCGCCGCTGCCAGGCATCCAGTACCCGGAGCGCTTCCTGCACAGACTCACTGATGAGCTCAGCGAGCTGTACGTGGGCATCTTCGCCGCCGAGACGATCGAGCGATATGTGCTCGAGTCCTACACGGCGCTGCTTCGCACCTCCACGGTGAAGGCGCACCTCGCAACGCGCGTCGGCCGGTTCTCGAAGGACCGCCTCCGAGCGCTCGCAGAAGCGAAGGGCGCAGTCGGCCGCGACCAACCCAGCGTGCTGTTCGTCTGCGTGCAGAACGCTGGCCGCTCGCAGATGGCGGCAGCCATCGCCGGCGCGCGCTCGGGTGGACGACTGACGGTCCGCTCCGCGGGGTCGATGCCAGCAGATGAACTCAACCCGGACGTGGCCACCGCGATGCGGGAGATCGGGCTCGACCTCGACGCTGCCTTCCCGAAGCCGCTCACCGACGACGTCGTCCGCGCAGCCGACGTTGTCGTCACGATGGGCTGCGGCGATGCATGCCCGATCTACCCCGGCAAGCGCTACGAGGACTGGCAGCTCGACGACCCCGAGCGCGCCAACCTCGAGCAGATCCGTCGCATCCGCGACGAGATCACGCAGCACGTCGACACGCTGCTCGAGCAGTTGGAAGTGGCGACCGCATGA
- a CDS encoding arsenate reductase ArsC, whose protein sequence is MTEKPTVLFVCVHNAGRSQMAAGFMSALSGGAVEVLSAGSAPKDQINPIAIEAMAELGIDIAGNTPKVLTTDAVRESDAVITMGCGDVCPIFPGKRYEDWELEDPAGKDIETVRRVRDDIRGRIEQLLGELVPEKDPA, encoded by the coding sequence ATGACCGAGAAGCCCACCGTCCTGTTCGTCTGCGTCCACAACGCTGGCCGCTCGCAGATGGCAGCGGGGTTCATGTCCGCGCTGTCCGGCGGGGCCGTCGAAGTGCTCTCCGCCGGCAGCGCCCCCAAGGACCAGATCAATCCCATCGCGATCGAGGCGATGGCAGAGCTCGGAATCGACATCGCAGGCAACACGCCAAAGGTGCTGACGACCGATGCTGTGCGGGAGTCCGACGCGGTCATCACGATGGGTTGCGGTGACGTATGCCCGATCTTCCCGGGTAAGCGCTACGAGGACTGGGAGCTCGAGGACCCGGCGGGCAAGGACATCGAGACGGTCCGGCGCGTCCGCGACGACATCCGCGGGCGCATCGAGCAGCTGCTGGGCGAGCTGGTCCCCGAGAAGGATCCGGCATGA
- a CDS encoding PstS family phosphate ABC transporter substrate-binding protein: MPKPFTKPAVAAAALATMLLLSACGGQQDTAAPDGGDASSSGLSGAVVADGSSTVAPLSEAAADLFRDAEPEINVTVATSGTGGGFQAFCAGETDISNASREIKDEEAEACAAAGIEFTELVVANDGLSVVVNPENDWADDLTLEQLQTIWAPESEGVVMNWNQVDPSFPDQPLTLFGAGTDSGTFDYFTEAVNGEEGAIRADYSPSEDDNITVQGVSGDVGALGFFGLSYVEENADAIRAVSVDGVMPSTETVQDGSYTPLGRELFIYVNNASYTDEAQVAAFVDFSIENHAEIAEAALFVPLTEEQVQVAQDELASLG, translated from the coding sequence GTGCCCAAGCCCTTCACCAAGCCCGCAGTGGCCGCCGCGGCGCTCGCAACCATGCTGCTGCTCTCCGCTTGCGGTGGACAGCAGGACACCGCAGCGCCGGATGGTGGCGACGCGAGCTCGTCCGGCCTCTCCGGCGCCGTCGTCGCCGACGGCTCATCGACCGTCGCGCCGCTCAGCGAGGCAGCCGCCGACCTCTTCCGCGACGCCGAACCGGAGATCAACGTCACCGTCGCGACGAGCGGCACCGGCGGTGGCTTCCAAGCGTTCTGCGCTGGAGAGACCGACATCTCCAACGCCTCGCGCGAGATCAAGGACGAGGAGGCCGAGGCCTGCGCCGCCGCCGGCATCGAGTTCACCGAGCTCGTGGTCGCGAACGACGGTCTCTCGGTCGTCGTGAACCCGGAGAACGACTGGGCCGACGATCTCACGCTCGAGCAGCTGCAGACGATCTGGGCCCCGGAGTCGGAGGGTGTGGTGATGAACTGGAACCAGGTCGACCCGTCGTTCCCCGATCAGCCGCTGACGCTCTTCGGCGCGGGCACCGACTCGGGCACGTTCGACTACTTCACCGAGGCCGTGAACGGCGAGGAAGGCGCGATTCGCGCGGACTACAGCCCATCGGAGGACGACAACATCACGGTGCAGGGCGTCTCCGGCGATGTCGGCGCGCTCGGCTTCTTCGGGCTGAGCTACGTCGAGGAGAATGCCGACGCCATCCGCGCGGTCTCCGTCGACGGCGTCATGCCGAGCACCGAGACGGTGCAGGACGGCTCGTACACGCCGCTCGGCCGTGAGCTGTTCATCTACGTCAATAACGCTTCCTACACGGACGAGGCGCAGGTCGCCGCGTTCGTCGATTTCTCGATCGAGAACCACGCGGAGATCGCCGAAGCAGCACTCTTCGTGCCGCTGACCGAGGAGCAGGTGCAGGTCGCGCAAGACGAGCTGGCATCGCTCGGCTGA
- the pstC gene encoding phosphate ABC transporter permease subunit PstC yields the protein MTSTIARKGGPGLDPGHPPAPSLRGRRRPGEALAKLALRIAAAVTVVTTLGIVVALLVPSLGFFAEVPLGDFLFGDRWAPRFADASFGVLPLVTATLWTTVIALAVAVPLGLGAAILLSEYAGPRLRKVLKPLLEILAGVPTVVYGFFALQFVQSTVLREWLQLPTGAFSVLAAGLVMGVMIIPTIASISEDAMSAVPQALRQGSAALGANRMQTTLRVVFPAAFSGIVAAVVLGISRAVGETMIVAIAAGNQAVIVTDPLQQGQTMTGFIANAALGDSRVGSLEYDTLFAVGLLLFCITLAINAISIALVRRFREAY from the coding sequence ATGACGAGCACCATCGCACGGAAGGGTGGCCCGGGTCTGGACCCGGGCCACCCGCCCGCGCCGTCGCTCCGCGGCCGCCGCCGTCCCGGCGAGGCGCTCGCCAAGCTCGCACTGCGCATCGCAGCCGCCGTCACCGTCGTCACGACGCTCGGCATCGTGGTGGCGCTGCTCGTGCCCTCGCTTGGCTTCTTCGCAGAGGTTCCGCTGGGCGACTTCCTGTTCGGCGATCGCTGGGCACCCCGATTCGCCGACGCATCCTTCGGCGTACTGCCGCTCGTGACGGCGACACTCTGGACCACGGTCATCGCACTCGCTGTCGCGGTGCCGCTGGGGCTCGGCGCTGCGATCCTGCTCTCCGAGTACGCGGGCCCGAGGCTGCGCAAAGTGCTGAAGCCGCTGCTCGAGATTCTCGCAGGCGTGCCCACCGTCGTCTACGGCTTCTTTGCCCTGCAATTCGTGCAGTCGACCGTCCTGCGGGAGTGGCTGCAGCTGCCGACCGGAGCATTCAGCGTGCTTGCCGCGGGCCTCGTGATGGGCGTCATGATCATCCCCACGATCGCCTCGATCTCGGAGGACGCAATGTCGGCTGTTCCGCAGGCGCTGCGCCAGGGCTCCGCGGCGCTCGGAGCGAACCGCATGCAGACGACGCTCCGCGTGGTGTTTCCCGCGGCGTTCTCGGGCATCGTTGCTGCAGTCGTCCTCGGCATCTCTCGCGCTGTGGGCGAGACGATGATCGTTGCCATCGCCGCGGGCAATCAGGCGGTCATCGTGACCGACCCGCTGCAGCAGGGGCAGACGATGACCGGCTTCATCGCGAACGCGGCGCTGGGCGATTCGCGCGTCGGCTCGCTTGAGTACGACACCCTCTTCGCGGTCGGCCTGCTGCTGTTCTGCATCACGCTGGCGATCAACGCGATCAGCATCGCGCTCGTCCGACGATTCCGAGAGGCGTACTGA
- the pstA gene encoding phosphate ABC transporter permease PstA — protein sequence MTTLQSAIRGIRPLTGRGGERRAGPVVFLILLWLSLVIAFGVLATLIVTIVLDGMPQFTSRLFTEYPDSSPDEAGARPAILGSIWVIVTTAVMTVPLGIAAAVHLEEFADRRRWFNRLVELNVQNLAAVPSIVYGLLALAFLSLLGVENKNIVIGGALALSLLILPVVIIATREALRAVPAEIRDGSLALGATPLQTTWRQTLPAAVPGIATGTILALSRALGEAAPLLVLGALVFVSFDPNGLLSGYTTLPIQIFGWTGRPQEGFHELAAATSVLLLGVLLAMNAVAILIRNRFQKRW from the coding sequence ATGACGACGCTGCAGTCCGCGATCCGGGGCATCCGCCCCCTCACCGGCCGAGGCGGCGAGCGCCGAGCAGGCCCCGTGGTCTTCCTCATCCTGCTGTGGCTCTCGCTCGTCATAGCTTTCGGCGTGCTTGCGACTCTCATCGTCACGATCGTGCTCGATGGCATGCCGCAGTTCACCAGCCGGCTCTTCACCGAGTACCCGGACTCCTCACCAGACGAGGCCGGCGCCCGCCCGGCGATCCTCGGATCGATCTGGGTGATCGTGACGACAGCGGTGATGACCGTGCCCCTCGGCATCGCGGCGGCCGTGCATCTCGAGGAGTTCGCCGATCGGCGCCGCTGGTTCAACCGCCTCGTCGAGCTCAACGTGCAGAATCTGGCCGCCGTGCCGTCGATCGTCTACGGTCTCCTTGCCCTCGCGTTCCTGTCCCTGCTCGGCGTCGAGAACAAGAACATCGTCATCGGCGGTGCGCTCGCCCTGTCGTTGCTTATCCTCCCTGTCGTCATCATTGCCACGCGCGAGGCGCTTCGCGCCGTGCCGGCGGAGATCCGGGATGGATCCCTCGCGCTCGGCGCGACACCGCTGCAGACGACCTGGCGCCAGACGCTGCCGGCAGCTGTCCCTGGCATCGCAACGGGCACGATCCTGGCACTCTCACGCGCGCTGGGCGAGGCAGCGCCGCTCCTGGTGCTCGGTGCCCTCGTATTCGTGAGCTTCGACCCCAACGGCCTGCTCTCGGGCTACACGACCCTGCCGATCCAGATCTTCGGCTGGACCGGCCGGCCACAGGAGGGCTTCCACGAGCTCGCTGCCGCGACGAGCGTGCTCCTGCTCGGCGTGCTACTGGCGATGAACGCCGTCGCGATCCTCATCCGCAACCGATTCCAGAAGCGTTGGTAA
- the pstB gene encoding phosphate ABC transporter ATP-binding protein PstB, translating to MHIRARNRVELDDRPTQAVLSCEDVDVSYGDFRAVRGINLDFGLNEITALIGPSGCGKSTLLRSLNRMNDLIEGARVEGKVLFHQQDLYARDVDPIEVRRRIGMVFQKPNPFPKSIYDNIAYGPRVTGMRVSSMDDLVEEALTRAALWDEVKDKLRDSALGLSGGQQQRLCIARTIAVKPDVILMDEPCSALDPIATSRIEDLMQSLRDDYTIVIVTHNMQQAARVADRTAFLTASVDEKGQRFGALVEFARTSQIFERPADERTADYISGKFG from the coding sequence ATGCACATCCGCGCACGCAACCGCGTCGAGCTCGACGACCGCCCGACCCAGGCTGTGCTGAGCTGCGAGGACGTCGACGTCAGCTACGGCGACTTCCGCGCCGTCCGCGGCATCAACCTCGACTTCGGCCTCAACGAGATCACCGCACTCATCGGGCCATCCGGTTGCGGCAAATCGACGCTGCTGCGCTCGCTCAACCGCATGAACGACCTCATCGAAGGAGCGCGCGTCGAGGGCAAGGTGCTGTTCCACCAGCAAGACCTCTACGCGCGCGACGTCGATCCGATCGAGGTGCGCCGACGGATCGGCATGGTGTTCCAGAAGCCCAACCCCTTCCCGAAGTCGATCTACGACAACATCGCCTACGGCCCCCGCGTGACCGGCATGCGCGTGAGCTCGATGGACGACCTGGTCGAAGAGGCACTGACGCGCGCAGCGCTGTGGGATGAGGTGAAGGACAAGCTTCGCGACTCCGCACTCGGTCTCTCGGGCGGTCAGCAGCAGCGGCTCTGCATCGCCCGCACGATCGCGGTGAAGCCCGATGTCATCCTCATGGATGAGCCGTGCTCGGCGCTCGACCCGATCGCGACGTCACGCATCGAAGACCTCATGCAGTCGCTACGCGACGACTACACGATCGTGATCGTCACGCACAACATGCAGCAGGCAGCCCGCGTCGCGGACCGCACCGCCTTCCTCACCGCATCCGTCGACGAGAAAGGCCAGCGATTCGGCGCACTGGTCGAGTTCGCGCGGACGTCGCAGATCTTCGAGCGGCCCGCCGACGAGCGCACCGCCGACTACATCTCGGGCAAGTTCGGATGA